The genomic DNA CACCGCTGCGGGCTGATCCCATGCCGCCCATGAGCAGTTGGGCGAGGATGTCGGCACGCAACTGGTCCCTGGTCCGGGGATCCCCGGCCAGCTGTTCTCCCTGGGCGGAGGTGCTCAGGGCGGTGTAGATCTGCTGGGCTTCCGGTGCCGGCAAAAGGGCCGAGAGCCAGGACATGCCGTCCTCAACCGGATCCAGGGTGACCTTCCGTTTCTCGAAGGCGCTTTGGTGCCGAGCAGGAATGGTTTGCGGATATTTATTCTCCCGCAGTCTGCGGGCTTTGGCGGAGAACTGTGCCCGGGTCTGTCCTGTGGCAGCGGCCAGCAGGTCCGCTTCAAGTTCCGGCAGGTCAGCGGCGGGAACGTTCTCGCACTGGTCCAGAAGGACCTGCGCATGCCCGTAACTGAGCTTTCCCTCTTCCAGCGCGGTGAGGGTCGCGGCGTGCGGACCGCAGAGGCTGCCGGCCTCGTCCATCAGCCGCTGTGCCGTCATTTGCGGGACTCTCAGGATGGCCGCACACTCTGCGGAGGCGAGGCTGAACGCCATACCCGGTTCCAGCCGGCCGGTGGCGTCATGGTAGCTGTCCCGGAAGATCTCCTGCATGCGGTTCATCAGCCGGGCCTGCTGGGCCTGCGCCCAGGAGATCAGATGTCCCATCCGGCCCAAGGCTTCGCCCGTGGTTACTTCGTCGAAGGACTCAAGATTCGCCAGGGCCAGGGTTCCGGTAAATCCGTCCGGATAACCGTTGCCTGAGCATTCCGCATTGCCGGGGGCGCCCGCGGGACTGGTGGAAGCAGAGGCACTGGCTGTACGCGTGGAACTTGCCGCGGGCATGGCATCTGAAGCTAAGGGACTGGCTGCACGCATGGGACTCGCGGCGGGCACGGCGTCCGCGGACCGTGCGACAGCTTCGCCTGCAGGGTCGGCACGATATACCGCAAGGCTCGGAGACACGACAGACGGTTTCGAAGGCGCATCCGGACCGCCGGCTGCCCCTTCCCGTGGAAGGTCTTCGCCGGCCGGTATTCCGGTTCCGCACCCGGTATTCCCGTCCTGATCCATGCTTTCAGCATTTCATCCGGCACTGACATTTCAGAGCCAAAAACAGGCGCAAAACGGCACCCCGTAAAACTCGAAATACCCGTCTTTTGGGGCCAAACTACCTATCCGCGCTAGCCCCTGAAACATGTTCCAGCAGCATGTCCCTGCAGCGCGGAAAAGAGGGTCGTTCCCGCCCACTGGATTGAGAGGCCCGCGCCCGAAAGCGCTGACCGGCAGACTGTCACCGTCTTTGCACCGGCCAACCTGATTCTGATGAGGGCTACTTCTCCTCTGTCGAGGCCTCCGAGGCCGGCACATCCGAAGCAGGGGCCTCCGAAACCAACGATTTCCGAGCCGATGCTCCCGAAGTCGAGGCCTCCGAGCCCGACAATTCCCGTCCCGGGCCCTCCCGATCCGCGTTCCCACCTGCGCCCCCGCCGTCGCTCCCGCCGTTGCCCCCGCCGTCGCTCCCGCCGTCGTTCACGCCCGCGCTCCCGCCGTTGCCCCCGCCGTTGCCCCCGCCGTTGCCCCCGCCGTCGCTCCCACCCGCGCCCCCGCCGTCGCTCCCGCCGTCGTTTACACCCGCGCCCCCGCCGTCGTTCACGCCCGCACCCCCACTGTGGGAACCGTCGTTGGTTTCCAGCCGGACGGGAATTACCCGCCAGGCGATGATGCCGGCAACTGCCAGGATGAGTGCGGCAATCAGGGATGTCACCTGCATGGCATCCGTGAAAGCATTCTGGGCGTCCGCAATCAGCTGTGTGGCGCCGTCGTCGAGCACCTGCAGCCCGGAGGCCAGAGAATCTGTCACCGCAGCGCGTGTGCCGGCGTCGAGCTCCGACATGGCTGGAAGATTCGTACGGTACAGGGCGCTCAGGGCGGATCCGAGGACAGCGATTCCCAGGGCGACACCAAGCTCGTACGCAGTTTCCGAGATGGAGGACGCCGCTCCCGCACGTTCCCTCGGAGCCGAAGCGACTACCGCATCCGTTGACAGCGTCATCGCCAGACCAATACCCAGTCCGGTCACGACCAGTGCAACAGCAATCCCGAGGTAGCCGCCAAGTTCCTCCGCACCGGCAAGCAAAACAAGGCCCGCAGCTCCCAGAAGCAGACCGCCGCCCACTGAGCGCCCGACGCCGAACCGGGCCACAGCGAACCCAATGACAAACACCACCGCCATCATGGCAATAGTGACGGGGAGCTCGGCCAGACCGGCCTTCAGCGGACCATAACCACGCACCAGCTGCAGGTACTGGGAAAAGAAAAAGAGCAGGCCACTGAGGGCAAAGATGGACAGCCCGTTGGCGACGACGGCACCGCGGAACGCAGGCAGGCGGAACAGTTCAATGTCCAGCATCGGGTTGCTGGAGAGCCGCTGCCGGCGGATGAATACCCACCCGGTCAGGAGGCCCAGAACCAATGCCGCGAAGCCGATGGCGTCGACCCCGCTGCTGAACGTGTGTTTGACCGCGTAGACAACGGCAACAATCGATGCGATGGAGAGCAGCGCGGAAAGCAGATCCAACTTACCCGGACGCGGGTTACGCGACTCCGGCAGCAAAACGGCGCCGCTGATCAGCAAAAGGAGCATAACCGGGATGTTGATGAGGAACACAGATCCCCACCAGAAGTTCTCCAGCAGGATGCCGCCCACCAGCGGTCCCAGGGCGGCACCGCCGCCGGCTCCAACGGACCACACGGCAATGGCGCGGGTGCGCTGAGCCGGGATGGTGAAGACGTGCCGGATGATGGACAGGGTGGACGGCATAATGGTGGCACCGCTGACGCCCAACAGGGCCCGGGCTGCGATCAGCACTTCGGGGGATGGGGCAAATGCGGCAATCGCTGACGCGATGCCGAAACCCGCCGAGCCGATAAGGAGCAGTTTCTTGCGGCCGATACGGTCGGCAACGTTACCCATGGTGACCAGCAGGCCTGCCAGCGCGAAGGAATAGATGTCGCCGATCCAGAGCAGCTGGGTCGATGTGGGTTCGAGCGATGCGCTCAGCGACGGCACGGCCAGGGCCAGGACGGTGCCATCTACCGCCAGCAGCATGACCGCAAGCGTAAGGACACCGAGGGACGCCCATTCACGGGGTCCGGCCGGTGAGGGGGCAGGGGACTGAAGGGTCATGCCTTCACCGTAATAGACCATCTGGTCGGTTCTGAGTTCGCCGTGGTCTGTGACACGCGGGGGCCCGTCTGTACAACTTACCCGACAGTCCGGTCCGCCAGCTACAAGCCAGGTACCCCGTGGCGGCTACCCGGCGGAGTCGGCGTCCAAGCCGGCATACGTGGACCAGAATGAGGCAGGATCTCGAGGCCGGTTAGTCAACAGGCCTTCAAGATACAACAGGTGGGTATGCCATCCGGGAAGGTAGCCGCCGGCTTCGGCGCCCAGACCGTCGTGTGCCAATTCCAGGTGCGTCCCGTCGCCGTCGGCCGCGAGGGAGATCCGAAGGTGGGACAACGGCTCGTCCGGAAATTCCCACGTCATGGACAGTATGCTGCCCGGCTCGCAGGTGAGGACTTTGCTGGTGCTCGAGTAGTCCTCGGCGTGTCTGATGATCACCACATCGCCGGCTGCGAAGCGGCCGGAGGATAACGTGCCCAACCAATGAGGCAATGCCTCGGAATCGGTGAGGCCCCACCAGACCCGGGCGGGCGGAGCCGGCATGGACCATTCCAGCACAACGCGGTCAGGCCCAGGTTCGATACAACGGCTGATCAGCGGCATGCCCGGAGCCTACCGCAGCAGTGTCATTCCCGGCACCGCGCGCCGCACCGGCCCTGCCACTGGCATGCCCCACGTACGTACGCAGAATGCCGCCTGTACGGCTTACCCGACAGTCCGGTCCGCGTTCGGATTGCGAATGCCCAGCACCGCTATCAGGGCAGCAGCAAAAAACAGCCCCGCCGCCGTCAGTGCCGTTTGCCGGAAACCGGGATAGCCCAGCGCACCGCCGGACACCGTCCCCACCAGTGCCACCGCAATCAGCCCGGCCACCCGGGAGACGGCGTTGTTCACTGCCGAACCGATCCCCGCCTCCTCTTCGCGCAGGGCGCCGAGGACGGCAGTGGTCAGCGGAGCGACCATAACACTGAGCCCGAACCCGAAAAGCAGCAACCCGGGAAGCAGTTCGGTGACCAGGTCCACCGGCGGCTGAACGGTCAGCAGCAGCAGGAAGCCGGTCCCGCAGATCGCCGGACCGGCGGCCATAAAAGCCCGAGGCCCGTACCGGCCGGACATCCTGCCGAAATACGTGGAGAACAGCAGCATGGCCACAGGCAGCGGCAGCGAAATGAAACCGGCCTCAATGGCGCTGTACCCGGCGGCCTTCTGTACAAACACGGTCACGGCAAAGGACCCCAGCGAAATTCCCGCGTAGGCCGCCGCGGTGACCAGATTGCCGTAGCGGAAGTTCCGCGCCCGGAACAGGGACAACGGCATCATGGGAGCCGGAGTGCGTGCCTCGCGCAGGAAGAAGAACACCAGCGCCGCAACGCCACCGACCAGGGGCACGACGACGCCGGGGTGGCCCCAGCCGCGGCGCTCCTGTTCAATGAGCGCGTAAACGGAACCGGCAAGCCCCGCGACGGCCAGCGCCGCCCCCGGAATGTCCAGGGACATGCGGCGCAGCGTGCCGCGGTCCCGGAGGCCCGCGCTGAGCAGGAGGGTCACCGCCACGGGCAGCACATTCACCGCGAAGATCCACCGCCAGCTGGCCCAGTCCACCAGCACGCCGCCCAGCAGCGGGCCGATGATCGCCGCCGTCCCGGTCCAGGCCGTCCACTGCCCGACGGCGCGTCCGCGTGCCTCGTCCCGGTACGCCGTCGTAATAAGCGCCAGGGAGCCGGGCACAAGCAGTGCGCCCGCCATTCCCTGGAGGGCCCGGGCAATGATCAGAACCTCCGGACTCCAGGCCAGGGCGCAGGCCAGGGATGCGGCGCCGAAACCCAGGAGACCGAGGCGCAGGACCCGCAGGCGGCCGAACATGTCCGAAAGGGAGCCCGCGAGCAGGATCAGGGCGCCGAGAGTGAGCAGATATGCGTTGACGGTCCATTGCTGGGTCGCCAGCCCGCCGCCGAGTTCCGTGCCGATTGCAGGCAGCGCCACGGTAACGATGGACCCGTCCAGGAAGGCGATAAAGGAGGCGAGGATGGCGACGGCGAGAAGGCGGGCGTTTCCGGCGGGAACCGGCGCGGGTGCGGTGTCCGGCATATCGGGTGGTCCCTTTCTTCAGGTGCTGCCGTTCGCCAGCGGGCCGCCGGTCAGCAGGCAGCCCAGCTCAGCAGGCAGCTCCGGTCAGCAGAGAACCCGGCTCAGCAGAGAACCCGGCTCAGCAGGGCTCCCGGGCGGCTCCAAGGTCCAGCGGCTTGAGCATGGAAGACAACCCGAGCCGCGCGGACTCGGAGCAGAAGTCCAGCGTGCCCTCGTATTCGACATGCAGCACTGCCTTGCCCGCCTCGGTGAAGGGTGCATAGCTGTCGCATTCGCTGTACCGGACGCATTCCTCATTAATCGCGAAATCAAAGTGCTCCACAAGGTCCGGAATCTGATCCAGGTCATTCTTCAGTGCAACGGACAGGCCGCGGTCCCGGGCGAGTGCGGCCACGGCACGGTTGTAGGCCAGCTGGTCCTCTGCGGTCAGAGGGAAACCGGATTCATTGACGTAGCCGTCCACGTTGTCCGGTTCCACCGCATCGAACCCCTTGGCCACACATGTGTCCATCCGGTCCGCCATGATGGGCAGCAGGATGTCCATCCGGCGGATGTCCAGCCAGCGTTCATCCGGCCAGCCGTCGAGGACGGTGCCAAGGACGGAATCCGGGAACTGGCCGGCGTCGCCGCGGTATTCCTCCCAGGATCCTGCGGAAAGGTAGCAGATGACGCCGCTTCCGGCCCGGTGCAGGGTGTCGACGTCGGCCGCCGTGGTGGTTTCGTAGTCGACGTCAAAGCTGTCGGCGGCCACGTCCAGGTCCAGGGGGCCGGAGAGCTGCCACTGCCAGCTGCCGCCGGGTGACGGCGCCCAGTTACCGCCCGACGACGGCGCGCCGCCGGGCGAGGGCGGGGAAGGGGCACCGGCGCCAGTGCCCGCCGTGTGGGCGGCCGGGGACCCGCCGCCGTCGGCCGTTGCACACCCGGCCAGAAGCAGCAGCAGTGCGGCAGCTGCCGGAAGGCGCGCCTTCACCGGTCCGCCGGGTGGCCGGCCGCCAGCTGGTCCGATACCGCAGTGGGCGGGCCGAGCCACGGATTGGGCAGGTGCCGGTCAGTAGCGAAAAGATGGCCGGCACCGTGGCGGGCGGCTGCCAGCCGGAGAGCAGGCAGTTGTCCCGGGGCGCCGGTGTGGACGAGGTGCCACAACCGTGCCGGGGGTACCCGGCGCGCCCAGGCGGGGTGCCGGAAGCCGGCGTAGGCCTCGGCGGTTCCCTCGAAGACTGAGGTGACATCAAAAAGTTCCAGATGAGCAGGCGAGGGAAACACTCCCGGGTTGGCAGCGAGCAGGGACACCCCGGCGTCCCGGGCCACACCTGCGTATTGCCGGCAGCGGCGCACGGTCCCGGTGGTGGAGGGGACTTCATCGAACATTATGCCGTCCACGTGGTAGAGACGCTGCCATGCCCGGATTTCGCGGATGACCTCCGCGGTGCGCCGGTGTCCGTAAGCCAGGGTGACGTATCCGAGCAGGCGGATGCGGCGCAGCCGGGCCACGGCCTGCGGATAGTAGGGATCCTCATCCCCGCCGGGGCCGTTGTGGACGTTGAGCACGGCAAAGGACACCTCCTGCGCGGCGAGCCATGCCCAGTCCTGCGGTGCTGCTGCGGGGTGGATATACCAGGGGATCGCCAGCCTGGGCGGGGTGATGGGCGGTGCCGTCAGGGGGGCCTTCACAGCCGGGACTTCCTCACTGCCCGGACCTCCTCACGGCCGGGACACCCTCATGCGTACGTCCGCGGATCGGCGACGCGTGTGAGCAGGACGGTGAGGCCGATGGCCAGGAATCCCAGGGCCACCAGAAGCCCGGCAAGGTTGCCCACCACAATCCAAACCGCTGCCGAGAGTGATGCCGCCGCGGCAAAGCCCACTGCACCGCGCGGCAGGCCGAAAGCGTTGAGGGTAGTGGAGGTGGTGGCCAGGGAGCTGAAGGTGGCGGCAACAATGATTGTGGTGGCCACCCGGTTTTCCTCCACCAGGAAAAGGACAACCAGAGCGGATACCACGGCGGAAATCACCACGATCGCAGCGGATATGGCCATGGTCAGCAGCCAGGCGTTCCGGGCGGCATGCCGCAGCAGGGGAGTGCGCTGGGAGGACCACTGGAGGCGTTGGCGCATCAGGACAAGCGCCGGGTCTGTTGCCGCAGCGGCGACCACGGTGGCTGCGACCAGCGCCGTGCCCTCCCAGGCCGGCAGCCGGGTCAGGGCCATCGATAGCGCGGCGGCCAGGAAGCCGGCCTGGGCTGCCGGCGGGATGGCGGCTTTCCAGTCACCGCTGTTCAGCACCCGCCGTTCCTTAATGGTGCGCTGCTGGGCGATGAAGAGCGCGGTCACGGACACGATCACTGCTACGGCCACGGTCGCCACGATAAGGGGAGCCCCACGGTAACCGAGCAGGATCTGCAGGGTGACGACGCCCGTCCCGACGGCCAGGACGGCCAGTAGGAAACGGGACCGGCCAAGAATCACGAGCATGGACACAATGCAGGAGTACCAGCACCAGGCCATGAGCAGTGCGGCCGCGGAGCCGTCGTGGCCGGGCAGCAGGAGGGAAACCACCAGATAACAGGCCAGGACCGAGGTCACCAGCAGCGTGGCGGCGGTTCCGCGGGCAATGCCGCGTTTGAGCTGTCCCGCGCCCGCGTAGGCCCAGACAATTCCGGACACTGACTGGCCGATCACCCAGGCGCCGATACCGGCTATCAGGATTTCGCGCGTGTTGGCCGCCAGCATGGTGGCGGTGAGGCCGCCAAGGACAGCACCGAGGATCAGGATGATGGCCCGCCGCGCGGCTTCCATCAGGGCGCCCTTGCCGAGCCAGCCCCGGGGACCGTGGGGAACCCGGGTAGCGCCGCGGACCTGCACCATCGTCTGCGCATAGGCGAAAACGTCGGCAGCACCGTGGCGCTGACGGACCAGGCGGTCGCTGAGCCCGGATGCCTCCAGTCGTGCCGTAATTTCAAACGTATCCACGGCGTCATAGGAAATGCCGTTTTCGTCAAAATTCGGCAGGGGGTTGCCGGAGGCGGGCAGGGTAACGCTGTCGGCGCTCATACCGAGAGTCCCAACGCGGCTTTGTCCACGCTGAACGGCGCGGTGGCGGGCAGCGGGCCGGGATGCTCAAAGAGGACCCGATCCCTGGCAGCGGCATAGGCCTCGCGGTAACGGGCGAGGCAGCGTTCCAGCGTGAACTCGGCGAGGGCACGACGTCGTGCGGCCGCTCCCATGGCGGCCCGCAGTTTGGGGTCCGTCAGCAGCGTGATGCAGGCGTCTGCGAATGCCGCAGCATCCCTGGCGTCCACGAGCATGCCCGCCGTGTGCTCGTCATCGAGGCATTCGGCCACACCGCCGACGTCTGTATTAACCGTGGCACGTCCGCACATCATGGCCTCGATCAGGGTGAACGGCAGCCCCTCGGAAACACTGGACAGTGCCACCACGTGGCCGGCGGCGATGGCGGGGCGGCTGCCCTTGGTCGGGCCTTCCCAATGCACGGCGTCGGTAATCCCGAGCGTTTCCGTCTGGCGTATCAGACCGGCACGGTAGCCCACGTTCTCGGCCGGGGTGGGGCCGAAGATGCGCAGCTGCGCGTTGGGTATCCGCTGGCGCACCAAGGCAAAGGCGGAGATGAGGGTCCCCAGGTCCTTTAGCGGATCTATCCGTCCCACAAAGCTGATGGTGGGGAGTTCGGGCTCCGTGGTGACGGGCTCGAACTTCGCCGGGTCCACGCCGTTGGTGATGGTGTGGATACGTTCCGGGCGGGCCCCGAGGCGCCGCTCCCAGCGTGCGTTGAACCGGTTCACCGGCAGCACCATGTGCGCGCTGGTGACCGCCACCTGGCACAGGCGGCGCAGGAACGCCGTCACTGCCCGCCGTACCGGCCAGGAGAAATCGGCGCCGTAGAGCGCCAGGTACCGCTCACGCAGATATACCCCGTGTTCAGTGAGCAGTATGGGAGTGCCGTGCCGCCAGGACTGGGACAGGGCGATCAGTGACGACGGTCCGTTGCTGGAGGCGTGGATGACGTCCATTCCGGACAGCCGGCGGTCTACGAGGGCCAGCGCGCGGTCCACAATACTGGCGGTCATCACCGCGTCCGCGACGGACATGGGCTCTTCGCCGGTGCTGACCAGATGCCGCGTCCAGGCGGTGAGAATGGGCTCCACCGATCCGCGGGTGGCCAGGGCACGGGCCAGTCCTACCCTGTTGCTGATGTCCACCAGATGCCGGAGGGCGTTTTCGGTCCTCCCCACCGGGTCCGCCGTATCGGACCCCAGCGCGGCGTCCCAGAGGCGGGTGAGTTCATATTGGACGGCTTCGAGCGCGTACCGGCGCCGGTTGCCGTGCCGCAGCGGTGACACGGCAGGCCCCCATACCGGGACCAGGCTGACTGACCGTACATTTGGCGGCAGTTTCCAAATGGGCCGACCGGCGTCGCCCCCGGTCAGCGCCACCAGGTGAAACTCGTGCTCCGGCATGCCGGTTACCAGCTGGTCACACCAGGTGCTGACGCCGCCGGTTGCTACGGGATACGTGCCCTCAGTGATCAGCGCTATCTTCAACGGGTCATCCGTTCGGTGCGCCGAGGGTGCCGGGGCGCCCGCGGGTCACCGGACTGGACGGGATGGATCACATGCGGCATGTTGAGGCCTTCTCCTGGACGGATACCGTCACCTGGCGGCGGTATCGGCTTCCAGTAGACAGCTTCCGGCGGCGCCAGACATAAGTACCGGCTACGTGCGCACTACGTGTGCGGCGCTGATGTGCCAGCGGTGGGCGGCCGCCCGGCTCGGCGTCGCCGTCCTCCTCAACCCCGGGCGTCGGTACACCGGCCCGCCGGCGAGAGTTCCGCGTGCTGCTGCCGGAACTACTCGACGTCGTAGACGGCGGCCGGATCGCGCTCGAGAATGCGATCGCGCATCTGGAGCTTCAGGACCTCCAGATGGGCCAGCTCGGCGGCCGTCTTATCCGGTTTGCCCGTCAGCTCGATGAACTCGTCCGCGACGATGCCGTCATTCCGGAGCACGCAGGTCACCGTGGCATCCCCGGTGCTGAGCTCAAAGACGTAGCGGGCCAGTGTGTTGCCGCGCTCGGTGCGCGACAGTTCGGGAAGCACGTTGTAGCGGTTTTCGGTGACTGCCCGTGTGACCAGCTCGAAGGTATCCCGGGCTCCGGGGCCGCCGAACGGGGTACTCACGGTGATATCGCGGCGCTCAACCCGGCCGCCGGCACTACTTGCCGCCAGCACCGGCAGCGCCCGGCCGAGCGCGGCGAAGGCATGCGCCACACCGCCGGGGAAACCCGGTCCGTGGTACTTCATGCAGTCAGAGAACGTGAAGGTCAGCTCGACGCCGTCCTCCCATACGGTGAGGGTCCGGTCCGGATGGGGGACGGGCGTCTGTTCGGGACGTTCGGGTGTTGCTGCATGCTTGCTCATGAGGGTTCTTCCGGGGTTTCGTCTCTCGGACCGGCGGGTAACCGGCGGTCGCTTCAGGGTGGTCGCTTCAGGGCGCGGGCGCTCGGCGCGTTTCGCTAGGCGGCGGTGTCCTTGATGACCGTGTAGGAGGCAACCGTGTTGGGTGCCTGCATGCCGGGTGCCTGGTCATCGGAGTGCGAAGCCTTGAAGGAATCCGACTTCAGCCACGCAAAGAAATCTTCCTTGGAGTCGAACTCCATTGTGGAGAGGTACGTGTTGCTCTTTCCCTCCGGACGCATGAGGGTGCTGCGGCCCAGGCCGGGGACGCCTTCCAGATTGGCCATGCTGTCGATGAAGGCCTTCTCAAAGGCTTCGGCCGTTTCCGGCCCGACTTCCAGGGTGTTGACCACTACGTACATTTTTGATCCTTCACGGTGTTCTGCGGACAAGGGATTTGTCCCGGGGACATTATATCGACGTGGTGTCGGGAAAACGCATGCGGCGTTCGCCCCATGGTGTTCATTGACGGCGATACTCTGTCCCCGCGGCATTCAACCGGGCCGCCTGCAGCGTCACTGATCCGCTGCGCATGGTTGCCTCGCCCAGCAGATAGGCGGCCGGGAGGTGATCACCTGCGGTGTTAACCCCTGACCTGGCTCTCGTCCACGGGAAGGGTTATTCCGTGATGGTCATCGGCGAAGACAGGAACGGGCGAAGCTCGATCCATTCGCGCAGCGGTTTTCCTCCGGCGGCCGGTGCCGCGGAGAGTTCCCCGGCGAGTTCGACGGCGCGGTCATAGTCGTCCACGTCGATCACCATCCAGCCGGCGATCAGGTCCTTGGTTTCCGCGAACGGCCCGTCGGTGACCGGAGGCCTGCCCTCGCCGTCGTAACGCACGAAGGTGCCCTCGGGAGCGAGAGCCTGCCCGTCGATGTACTCGCCGCTGGCCCGAAGCCCGTCGGCGAAGTCCTGCATGAACTGGATGTGGGCGCTGACCTCGTCCGGAGTCCACTGGTCCATCGGGGTGTCATCCAACGGCCGCGGACCCCCGCGGTAGTGCTTAAGCAGCAAATACTTGGCCATTATGGTCTCCTTGTTTCTCCTGCGTCTTTTTCTCCAGCGACACGGCCATTGTGGCGGTGCCATACAGGGGGACGGAATGGGGGAGGGAAACTCGTTCTAAGAACGGCGCGTCGTCCGATCCCGGTGGTTTTGCGCACGGAGACGGCATCGCGGGTCGAGACGGTGTCCAAACGTCACGCCCCACACCCCCGATTCCGTCACACACCGCGCCACAGCGTACCCTTGAGCATGTGAAAACCTTCGAAGACCTCTTTGCCGAGCTGAGTCAGAAAGTTCAGGACCGCCCCGCCGGGTCACGCACCGTGACCGAATTCGAGTCGGGCGTGCATGGCATCGGTAAGAAGGTTGTTGAGGAGGCCGCCGAAGTGTGGATGGCCGCCGAATACGAATCTGATGCCGAATGCGCCGAAGAAATCTCCCAGCTGCTGTACCACCTCCAGGTCCTGATGCTCGCCAAAGGCCTGACCCTGCAGGACGTTTACAAGCATCTCTAGCCGCGCGCTGACCTTGCGTCAGTGTGTGGCCCGCCGGTCGAACCTTCTCAGTAAAACGAACTTCCAGCGAAAGATGCTTCCCATGCTCCGTGTAGCCGTACCCAATAAGGGTGCCCTGTCCGAATCCGCCTCCGCCATGCTCAACGAGGCGGGCTACCGCCAGCGCCGCGACTCCCGCGAACTGGTCATGGTGGACCCCGATAACGAGGTTGAGTTCTTCTTCCTCCGCCCCCGCGATATTGCCGTGTACGTCGGTGCCGGCACGCTCGACGTCGGCCTCACCGGCCGCGACCTGTTCCTGGATGCCCAGGTGGACGCCGAGGAACTGATGAGCCTCGGCTTTGGTGCCTCCACGTTCCGCTTCGCCGGCCCGGTGGGGGACTTCACCTCCATCGAGCAGCTCGAAGGCAAGCGCGTGGCCACCAGCTACGACGGCCTGCTGCGCGCCTACCTGGCCGAACGCGGCATCAGCGCCTCCGTGGTCCGGCTCGACGGCGCCGTGGAATCCTCCGTACGCCTCGGCGTCGCGGACGCGATCGCCGACGTCGTCGAAACCGGCACCACCCTGCGCGCCGCCGGCATGGAAATCTTCGGCGAGCCGATCCTGAAGTCCGAAGCCGTGCTGATTGGACGCAGGAACGCGGAACACCCGGCCGGCCTGGACGTGCTGATCCGCCGCCTGCGCGGCGTCCTGGTGGCACGCCAGTACGTGATGATGGATTACGACGTGCGCCGCGACCTGCTGGAGGAAGCCGCCGCACGCACCCCGGGCCTGGAATCGCCCACCGTTTCCCCGCTGCGCGACACGGACTGGGTGGCCGTCCGCTCCATGGTCAAGCGCACGGACACCAACCGGATCATGGACGAGCTGTACGACATCGGCGCCCGCGCCATCCTCGTCAGCACCATCCACGCCTGCCGGATCTAGGGGAGACGCACCATGAGTGTTGCCATCCGCGTCATCCCCTGCCTGGACGTCGACGCCGGCCGCGTGGTCAAGGGCATCAACTTCGAAGGCCTGCGCGACGCCGGTGACCCGGTGGAACTCGCG from Arthrobacter zhangbolii includes the following:
- a CDS encoding MFS transporter, with the protein product MPDTAPAPVPAGNARLLAVAILASFIAFLDGSIVTVALPAIGTELGGGLATQQWTVNAYLLTLGALILLAGSLSDMFGRLRVLRLGLLGFGAASLACALAWSPEVLIIARALQGMAGALLVPGSLALITTAYRDEARGRAVGQWTAWTGTAAIIGPLLGGVLVDWASWRWIFAVNVLPVAVTLLLSAGLRDRGTLRRMSLDIPGAALAVAGLAGSVYALIEQERRGWGHPGVVVPLVGGVAALVFFFLREARTPAPMMPLSLFRARNFRYGNLVTAAAYAGISLGSFAVTVFVQKAAGYSAIEAGFISLPLPVAMLLFSTYFGRMSGRYGPRAFMAAGPAICGTGFLLLLTVQPPVDLVTELLPGLLLFGFGLSVMVAPLTTAVLGALREEEAGIGSAVNNAVSRVAGLIAVALVGTVSGGALGYPGFRQTALTAAGLFFAAALIAVLGIRNPNADRTVG
- a CDS encoding MFS transporter, yielding MTLQSPAPSPAGPREWASLGVLTLAVMLLAVDGTVLALAVPSLSASLEPTSTQLLWIGDIYSFALAGLLVTMGNVADRIGRKKLLLIGSAGFGIASAIAAFAPSPEVLIAARALLGVSGATIMPSTLSIIRHVFTIPAQRTRAIAVWSVGAGGGAALGPLVGGILLENFWWGSVFLINIPVMLLLLISGAVLLPESRNPRPGKLDLLSALLSIASIVAVVYAVKHTFSSGVDAIGFAALVLGLLTGWVFIRRQRLSSNPMLDIELFRLPAFRGAVVANGLSIFALSGLLFFFSQYLQLVRGYGPLKAGLAELPVTIAMMAVVFVIGFAVARFGVGRSVGGGLLLGAAGLVLLAGAEELGGYLGIAVALVVTGLGIGLAMTLSTDAVVASAPRERAGAASSISETAYELGVALGIAVLGSALSALYRTNLPAMSELDAGTRAAVTDSLASGLQVLDDGATQLIADAQNAFTDAMQVTSLIAALILAVAGIIAWRVIPVRLETNDGSHSGGAGVNDGGGAGVNDGGSDGGGAGGSDGGGNGGGNGGGNGGSAGVNDGGSDGGGNGGSDGGGAGGNADREGPGRELSGSEASTSGASARKSLVSEAPASDVPASEASTEEK
- a CDS encoding SRPBCC domain-containing protein, whose translation is MPAPPARVWWGLTDSEALPHWLGTLSSGRFAAGDVVIIRHAEDYSSTSKVLTCEPGSILSMTWEFPDEPLSHLRISLAADGDGTHLELAHDGLGAEAGGYLPGWHTHLLYLEGLLTNRPRDPASFWSTYAGLDADSAG
- a CDS encoding endo alpha-1,4 polygalactosaminidase, which codes for MKARLPAAAALLLLLAGCATADGGGSPAAHTAGTGAGAPSPPSPGGAPSSGGNWAPSPGGSWQWQLSGPLDLDVAADSFDVDYETTTAADVDTLHRAGSGVICYLSAGSWEEYRGDAGQFPDSVLGTVLDGWPDERWLDIRRMDILLPIMADRMDTCVAKGFDAVEPDNVDGYVNESGFPLTAEDQLAYNRAVAALARDRGLSVALKNDLDQIPDLVEHFDFAINEECVRYSECDSYAPFTEAGKAVLHVEYEGTLDFCSESARLGLSSMLKPLDLGAAREPC
- a CDS encoding HNH endonuclease signature motif containing protein produces the protein MPAASSTRTASASASTSPAGAPGNAECSGNGYPDGFTGTLALANLESFDEVTTGEALGRMGHLISWAQAQQARLMNRMQEIFRDSYHDATGRLEPGMAFSLASAECAAILRVPQMTAQRLMDEAGSLCGPHAATLTALEEGKLSYGHAQVLLDQCENVPAADLPELEADLLAAATGQTRAQFSAKARRLRENKYPQTIPARHQSAFEKRKVTLDPVEDGMSWLSALLPAPEAQQIYTALSTSAQGEQLAGDPRTRDQLRADILAQLLMGGMGSARSGAAGNTGHRGRKGTADSGGRTRTIDGGRYPDTTDHGGPADAAGGGGHAVEGVGHADKTGAGLTDPDDIGSIPRAEIMVLISAETLFGANEEPAELHGYGPISAEAARRLARNATRWTGLVRDPHTGEILGVGRRRKVPAGLARWLRARDGTCRFPGCRVSTGVTEIDHTKDWAKGGNTEHSNLAHLCRRHHRFKTLGYWKACQPSPGVLEWTSPTGRVYRTEPFLELADADPNARSVPGPEEVPPF
- a CDS encoding spherulation-specific family 4 protein; this encodes MKAPLTAPPITPPRLAIPWYIHPAAAPQDWAWLAAQEVSFAVLNVHNGPGGDEDPYYPQAVARLRRIRLLGYVTLAYGHRRTAEVIREIRAWQRLYHVDGIMFDEVPSTTGTVRRCRQYAGVARDAGVSLLAANPGVFPSPAHLELFDVTSVFEGTAEAYAGFRHPAWARRVPPARLWHLVHTGAPGQLPALRLAAARHGAGHLFATDRHLPNPWLGPPTAVSDQLAAGHPADR